The Triticum urartu cultivar G1812 chromosome 6, Tu2.1, whole genome shotgun sequence genome includes the window TTGATGAAGGAGTAGGACCCGTACATCGGGCCGGTCAGGTGCTTGCGCTCGTAGTCCCTGCGCAGGACGTTCTCGCCGTCGTCGATCTGGCCGCCGTAGAAGCTCGAGACCGGGAACTTGCTTATCCCCGGGTGCATCCTGTACTGCACGTTAAGAAGGTGCTTGGGGTGCCCCAGCGAACTCAGCCTCTCGAACAGGCTCCTCCCGAAGTCGGCTTCATCACACACCTGCACGCAACGCAAGAGTTAGCTAGCGATCAACGGGCAAAACAACCAACAAAAGCACCAAGGACAATGCCGTGTCACCTGGCTCTTCACGAGCGCCGGAAGCTGGTACTCATCGCCGATGAGAACGGCGAGCCGGATCCCAGGAATCTGCAGAGGTATCATCGACTCGCACTCCTTGAGCTGCGCGGCCTCGTCGACGACGAGGATGTCGAACGGCTCGGCCTTCTGCAGGTAGTGCAGGCGGGCGGAGCTGGACGCGGTGCAGAGCACGCTCTTGCTCTTCTGCAGCAAGAACTCCTCGATGGACCGCTTGTCGAAAATGTCCGGGAGGTCGAAGTTGTTGGACAGGTGATTCAGCTTCTCGACGCACTGGGCTCTCGCTTGCTTAAGTTCTGAGCGCACGCTGTCTTCCGCGTATGACACCAGACTCTGAAACAGGCAGCTGTTCTTCCCGTCCGACGTGTCTCTGAACAGCGTCTGCAGCTGCTTCTCTGGCTCGGACTGCACTTGTTTCCCAAACTCTGTAAGCAGGGGCAGAACCTCCGTCATGCAACGGAAATTCTGCCTAGATGTGGCTGATCTTGGGAGATCGTCGCAGAAAGTCTCGATGCAGGTGCGGAGCTCATCCTCGATTCGTTTGTAGCTACTCGTGAAATATTCTTTGAACGACTGTATCTTTATGCTTTTCTTATCTGCTTCCTTCTTAGCAACATCCTCCTTCACCTCCACCCCTTTGTTCTTCGCCTTCTTCTTCGCAAGTTCCTCTTTTTCTTTCTTGGCAAGTTCCTTGATCAGCCTTTCAGTGTGCTCAACGTAGGAAGCATACTGAACCAAAGGTTCCTCGAGAATTCGTACCATAGAGCTCAGGCAGCTGGTCCACCCCGAACCTGGCGTCAAGCACTTCTGGAGACGGCGAACGCGCTTCTccaagaaaatcttcgtgaggtCCTGATCGACGTTCATCCTATCCTCATTTCCGAACAGGACAACATCACTCAGAAAGCAGCCATTTCCACCTCCGGCTGAGGATCCGAGACGCGACCTCCACCACCGCAGTGTTGGTCGGAGCACAGGTCAGCGTTCTGTGGTTCTTGACCATCATGGACCACAGGAGCGTGCTGATCGTCTTCGTCTTCCCTGTGCCGGGAGGCCCCCATATCAGACGCACCGGATATGTACCCTGCTGCTCCATTGCTGAAACACAGTCTGCTGTGACCTGTTTAGCCTAAATTTTTCAAGGCCAAGTGATCTGTCTGGCAAATGTAGAGGTAGTTCTGAACTGTCCTCCTGGCCAACCACCATCAAAAAAGTAAACACACATTTACATTGCTTAAAGATGTAGTTCCTACAAGATAAAATTAAAGCCTGTCGAATGTAAATTGGAGTACAAACTTTTGGAGCATAACGTACAATCTTCTCAATGATGCTAGTGTTCCTGAGACCAGCAACATGCATGTCCAGTGCATTCCATATACGATTGTACGTTGTCATGTTGATCAGGAACACCGCGACGAGGGGCGGCACAAGGTCCCGTTTCCCGCCTGACAGCCTCACGATCGCATTGCCGTTGGCGTCCTCTGCTTTCAGCACCGAGGCAATCACGTAGGGCACCTTGCTGCGCCCCAGGTCCGAGATGTGCCTCGGCTTCCTATCCAAGAACACAAGTATGTCTGCATCCTTGAGGGCATATACTTCCCCCGGGTTTGTGTTCATAGGGTCAGCCTTCTTGACCAAGATGCTGAAGATGGACTGCTTTGAACAAAGCTCGTCGATCCGTTTCACTTCAGTGGCTGGTGCGTGTTTGATACACTCCAGCGCAGAGTAGAGATCAGCACGAGTTTCTTCAATCAGTGGTAGGGTAAATGATCCCATGTACTCCTCTAGTGAAGTGAAAGTTCTTGGTACCTTCTTAACCTGATGTAAATGCAACAGAATAAGACTAGAGCACAGAACACAGAGTGCAGGACCGAGCCAACTGTGCACAACAAAACAGTAGTACTCCTTACAGTTATTAAGGAAACGAACATATTTACAGTTATTAAGAAAAGCTTAATAAATCTGATAGAACAATTGAAGAACAAAATATAGGAGATACATAAGAAATACCTAGCTGGTCCATGAATTATATGGGCTTCAGGGTGATCTTTCcgctgggagatggtagctcgggatatcttcaaccggtttggatggcggccATGTAATACGATAGGCGTTTAGTTTACCTACCTAGCtttagccagccggttgtggcgtcTGTTCATGGCTAGTTGGTGTTTCTAGCCTCTTTTTAGCTCTATGTGAGCTTTCTTTGCTTTTCATTACTTTTGGAGACTTTGGAACCTTGTTGGCACTTCTTTATttggttaataagatggccgtatgcatcattctgatgcagaggccggggagtcccccttttcgaaaaaaaaataTGGGCTTCAGGGTG containing:
- the LOC125514141 gene encoding LOW QUALITY PROTEIN: ATP-dependent helicase NAM7-like (The sequence of the model RefSeq protein was modified relative to this genomic sequence to represent the inferred CDS: inserted 2 bases in 1 codon); amino-acid sequence: MEQQGTYPVRLIWGPPGTGKTKTISTLLWSMMVKNHRTLTCAPTNTAVVEVASRIXSAGGGNGCFLSDVVLFGNEDRMNVDQDLTKIFLEKRVRRLQKCLTPGSGWTSCLSSMVRILEEPLVQYASYVEHTERLIKELAKKEKEELAKKKAKNKGVEVKEDVAKKEADKKSIKIQSFKEYFTSSYKRIEDELRTCIETFCDDLPRSATSRQNFRCMTEVLPLLTEFGKQVQSEPEKQLQTLFRDTSDGKNSCLFQSLVSYAEDSVRSELKQARAQCVEKLNHLSNNFDLPDIFDKRSIEEFLLQKSKSVLCTASSSARLHYLQKAEPFDILVVDEAAQLKECESMIPLQIPGIRLAVLIGDEYQLPALVKSQVCDEADFGRSLFERLSSLGHPKHLLNVQYRMHPGISKFPVSSFYGGQIDDGENVLRRDYERKHLTGPMYGSYSFINIEGGKESSGKHDKSLINTIEVAAVTRIVQRLFRESVETRRKLSVGVVSPYKGQVRAIQEKLGKTYEMHGGFSVKVRSVDGFQGAEEDIIIFSTVRSNSTGTVGFLNNVNRTNVALTRAKHCLWIVGNATTLVSSKTVWQKIVTDAKERGCFFDANDDQDLSGAIVKAVIELDEVESALSMEMGNLRIGGSRSGKSKTKYV